In Gemmatimonadaceae bacterium, the sequence GGCGCCTGGGCCATCGCCGTGGCCGCGTATGTCATTCCGCGGGTCGTGCGCGATGCCGTTTACGACGCCATCGCGCGTCGTCGCTACGGATGGTTTGGCCGCTACGACAGCTGCCCGATCCCCACACCCGAGCAGCGCGCGCGATTCCTGGACTGACGACGCGCCGGACCACCAGGTCGGACCTGCCGTGACTGGGCGAAAGCGAACGCCAGGGGCCGTGCCCTACAGCGACGCGACGGCCGCGCTGGCGGTGCGTCGTGCGAGAAAGGCCGCACGCTGGCCGCTCCGGTTGTCGCCCTGCGCAAGGAACGACAACAGCGCGTCGGCCAGCTCGTTCCCGGTCTGGTACCTGTCGTCGGCCGCCTTGGCCAGGCAGCGCATGACGATGTTCGACAACTCCGACGGCACGCGCGAGTCGACGACGTCCGGCGCGACGGCCTGCTCGTGCACCTGCTTGTAGCCCACCGAATACGAGTCGGCCCCGTCAAACGGAGGAAAGCCGAGCACCATTTCGTAGAGCATCACGCCCACGGCGTAGAGATCGCTGCGGCCGTCGACCATCTTGCCCATGGCCTGCTCGGGCGACATGTAGTGCGGCGTGCCCATCGCCCGGCCCATGCGTGTGAGGCGGCCGTGAAAGCGGGCCGTGGCAATGCCGAAGTCGGTGAGCTGCGCGTGCCCGTCTTCGTCGAAGAGCACGTTGTCCGGCTTTACGTCGCGGTGGACGATGCCTCGCCGGTGCGCGTAGTCGAGCGCGGTCGCCACCTGCGCGCAGATGGAGGCCGCGGACGCGGGGGCCACCGTCTTGTCCCGGATCAGCACATCGGCCAGCGAACCACCGGCCAGGTACGGCATCACGAGAAAGACGAGGTCGTTCAGTTCGGTGAAGTCGAGGATGGGGCAGATGTTCGGGTGATACAACTGCGCGCTGGCCTCAGCCTCGCGGCGAAACCGCTCGCGCATCTCCGGATCTTTGGCGAGGTGCTGGTGGAGGACCTTGATCACGAGCGGCCGATCGAGCTTGGCGTGTTGCGCGTAGTACACGTGCGCCATGCCGCCGCTGCCCATGCGACGCGTCACACGATACCGGCCACCGGATGAGCGGCGCAGGTTCGTGAGCTCGCTGTCCGGCTGCTCCATCGGCGGGCCCGAGACCTCGGGCAGCGGCGCCGCGCATCGCCCGCATTGCACCGCGCGGGTACGGTTCCACGTGCCGCACTCGGGACAGAACACCTAGCCTCCGAAGTGCAGACGCACGAAGTCGTATGCGGGCCAGGGTCCCGACTGCTCGATCGTCACGGCTTCCGAACGCTGCTGTTCGTCGCGCACCGCATCGACAAACGCTGACCACTTCTCACGATCGACGAGGAACGAGCTGTCGGCGACCCGTGCACCGTGCTCGGCGGCCTCGGACCGTGATACCGTCGCCACGGCGTGGCGGGTGAGCACGCGCATGGAGTCAAAGACGGCCGCTTCGAAGTCGGGGCCCGCGGCATCGACACGAGCGACCATGCGTACGCGAGCGGCGGCTTTGTCGTGAACAAACTCCAGGCCCTCGCGGAGGGCGACATAGTGCAGCTCCATCCAGCGCACGAGCGCGTCGCGCGAGCGGAACACCGCACCAAATGGCACCGGCACCACGGGCTGGTTCGTGAACGCTCCCTCGACCACCGCGCGGTACTCGCCAATCGCGAGCGACGTGGCGTCCACGCGCGCGTAGGGCACGCGCCTGACGAGTGCGATCAGGTCGCGGAGCGACACGACGTCCACCTCCAACGACCGCGACAGCGTACCTGCGTCACGGGCCACGACGGCAAAGAGCATGACACCTTCGCTCCCGACTGCCGCCTGGCGGCCACTGAACGATCGAATCACAACACTCCGGAGGTAATGGACCCACCGACCCGATGCCCGGTGCCGCTGCCTTTGTTGAGCGCCACCGACTCTGCCCGAGTATCGGTGGAACGCGTGCCAGACTCGAACAGAACTTTCCGACCTGCGCCGCGCTTCCGCGTTCGTCTCAGGACGACTGCGGGGGTGTGCTTCGTCACAACCCCAGCGACCTGCTTTCCCGTTCATTCCCAACGAGTTACGCAACGGCGACCGACACGGTGACGGTTCGGGTGAACCACGAAACCCCATCGGTCCGCTGGAGTCGTGTCACGGGGCCGGTCCGCACGCGCGCGCCCGCGCCCCACCGTGTTGTGTTCGCCCTATCCCAGCGCCCGGAGATGCGTCACACAGGCCTCGCCGAGCCGCGCGGGATCATAGCCGCCCTCGAGCGCGCTGACTACCCGACCACCGCACCACGCGGTCGCTTTCGCCACGACCTCCCGCGTGAGAAGGTCGAAATGCTCCATTTCCAGCGTGAACCCCCCCAGCGGGTCGCCCCGGAGGCTGTCGAACCCGGCCGAAACGAGGACCAGTTCCGGGGTCCACCCGTTCGTCGCGCGGTCGATCGCGGTCCGCAGCGCGTCGACATAGCTCGCGGCAGGAAGCCCAGGGGCCATCGGCACGTTGAAAACTGTGCCATGCGGCCCCCGATCTTCTGCCGGACCCGTGCCCGGGTACCAGGGCCACTGGTGCAATGACACGAAATGGATGTCGGGCTCGGCTTCGACGAGCGCCTGCGTCCCGTTGCCGTGGTGCACATCCCAGTCGAGGATGAGCACGCGCCCGATGCCGTGACGCGCGCGCGCGTAGTGGGCCGCAATCGCCACGCTCCCAAAGAAGCAGAAGCCCATGGCGTGGGCGCGCAGCGCGTGGTGGCCGGGCGGTCGCACGGCGCAAAAGGCACGAGAGGCGCGGCCGTTGAACACCATGTCGACGCCGTCGAGCAGCGCGCCGGTGGCTGCCGTTGCCGCTTCCCAGGTACCGTCGCTGGCCACGGTGTCGGCGTCGGCTCGGCCACCTCCTGCCGCGGCCAGCGCACGCACCGCATTCACGTACGCGGGGTCGTGTGCGAGTTGAAGCTCCCCCTCGGTTGCGTGCCTGGCTTCGTGATGCAACAGGGATTGGTACAGATCGAACTCGTTGCGCAATGCGCGTGGGATCGCGCGCAGCCGCCCGACGTGCTCGGGGTGATGCCAGCCGGTGTCGTGGCGCCCGCAGTCGGCGTGCGAGATGTACGCGACGCTCACGCCAACCCCGTCGAAGCGCCCGATGGTCTCATGTGGCGCCGCGCGTACGCCGCGAAGCCCACTCTGCCAGCAGCAGGGCGAGCGCGAGCAGGGCGAGGAGAACCTCCAGTGCCAACTCCTGGCGTGGGTCCTCCAGTGACCTGGTTTGGGCCACCGGTTGCCCCAATGCGCCTACGAGCGAGGCATACGGTGCGGGATCGGCTGCACTGATCAGGTTCGACTTCGTATCCTCTGACACGCGGATCCGTGACACACTGCCAACGATGGCGGACCACCACGCGCGATGGTCTTCCGGCGACGTCGGCCCACCCTCCATGCGCCAGCGCCAGGTCTCGGAGTATCCGATGACGAGAGCGCGCCCAGGCCCGACGCGCCTCGCGGCGACCAGCACGATCGGCCCCCGCCTGTCCACGGCGACCGCGTCGTCGCGCAGACCAACGAGCGCTCGCGCCGAGAGGCCTGTACGTGGGTTGAGGCGACCGAGCCCACCCACCTCCCCTGCGACCGACGCCCCAGGTCGCGCAGGCAACACGACCGCGAGCGCTGGCAGGGTTGCGGCCGCCGGGCCAAGGACCACACCGCCGCCATCCCGAACGAATCGCACGATGGACGCCGCTCTGCTCGCCGCGTGTTCGTCGAGTGCGATGACGGCCGAGTAGCGCGCCGTGTCGATGGGCAGCGCCGCTTCGCTCGTGCGCACGTTCGCGCCCCCGCCTGCGTTGGGTACGCTGGGATCGGTGACGCCAAAGTCCACCTCGACGCGCCACCCGGCCTCCTGGAGCGCCGCCGCGGTGAAGCGCCCTTCCCACCCGGCCCGCGCCAGCACCAGCACCGGCAAGAGCTCGAGCGAGTCCACCGACGCTGCGCTCGCGGTTCCCTCGCGCTGCTCCGCGCGAAGGCCACCGGCCGTGATCGATTCGACGACACGCACGCCGAGCGCGCCGATCACGGTGGAGTCAAGCACGCCGATGCTGTCGGCCATGCGCAAGGACGCACCAACGGGCGCGAACGCCGTGACGCGGACGCCGCCCTGCGGGTCGACAAGTGGCTCAGCGGCCACCGCAAGCGATGGCAGCGAACCCGTGGCCTGCCACTGCACCGGTGTTCCGCTCGATGCAATCGCCGAGAGCCACGCGCGTTCGGCGGGGCCCGGCAGCGAGTCGAGCCGGAGATCGAGCGCGGCCACCGGCGACTCGGTCGCTCGCGCGAGCGCGCCACCAAGCCCCGAGGTGTTGCCAACCCGCAGGCCTTCGCCTTCCCGTGGCCGTCCCACGCGCCACGCGAGGAGCACTATCGCGACGATCGCTCCGGCGCGGCAGGCGCGCTCGAGCCCGTGCCGCAGGTCAGCGGGTAAGCGCATAGACCACGAGGTTCACTGCAAACCGTGTGTTGTCCACGGCGTAGAAGCGCTTGTTGTCCGGATGGAAGTTCCACTCGGAGCTGTAGTCCTTGTTGCTGTAGAGCACCGTGAGCCGCCCGTCGCGGCTCGCGCCCATGAGGTACGGGTGAATGAGGTTGTCGCCCCAGCCGTTCAGCTCGTGCGACGTCGCCGGCGGTCCGTCGGGGAAGCTGAAGTGCACAGAATAGAGCGGGTGCGTGTTGGGCAGCTTGCTCAGTTTCCCGGCGACCCGTTCGATCTCCTCGACCGCGGTCCTGTGAAACATGCCGTCGATGTCGTGGTTGTGATCGTCGACAAAGAGCAGCCCACCGCGATCGAGATAGCGCGCCAGCACGTCGCGCTCCTGCGCGGTGAAGCGCACGGGGAGGTGGCCGGTCATCCAGACGAGCGGGTACTTCATCAACTCGTCGGAACCGAGGGGCACGATGCGGCCGGAGGGTGCGACCTCCAGGGTGGTGTAGCGCGCGATGGAGTCGATGATGTTCGCCGGGAGCACCGGAGCGCTGTCCCAGTCGCCGGACTCGTACTGCAGGGTGGCAAAGGTGAACTCGCTCACGGTCGCGGCCCGGTCCAGAACGAGATGGCGTCGCGGCGCGATGAGCCGGCGTCGAGGGACCGACGCACGGCTTCGACGTCGGCGCTGGCATCGCGACCGGACCGCACGGCAGCGATCAGGGCGTCCATCGCTCGCGCCGCGTCGGGGAGCTGACCAACGATCGACAGCCTGACGATGAGAAGCGAATCGGCCGCCGCACCCGGCGTTCCGAGCGCCAGCGCGCGTTCGATGCGCCCGATCGCGGTGCGTCGCAACGGTTCGGCCGGGCGGCTCGCCGCGCGGATCACGCTCTTCCCACGCTCCTTGCCGGCGAGCCGTGCCTTGCCGAGGTCCACGACCACACGCGGAGGAAGTCCGCGCAGGTAGAGTCGTTCGGCGGCACGCGCCTTCTGGATCGCCGCGAGCGCGACATACATCGGCGGGAGTGCCGTTCGCGGCCGTCCGGTATCCAGCTCGCGGCCCGCATCCCACATCGCGTTGTAGGCTTCCAGCAACGGCTTGTTGATCGCCACGATGGGCGTCTCGTCATGACCTTCCTCGACGAGGTTCTGACCAGTGCCGGTCGCCTTTTCTGCCGCGGCCAGCAGCTCTTCCGGCGTGAGGTTGCGCTTGAGCGGCTCCGACGCATCGTGGTCGTGACCGTCGCCGTGGAAGTGTTCCCCCGACGCGTCGTCGCCCAGGCGAGCGAAGACGAGGTCGCTCACCTGCTTGCGGAGTCGCGTCTGGTCGCGCGAGATCCGGCGGCTCTCGGCGACCACATCGTCGCGACCGAGCGTGCGCATGCGCCTGACGAGGGCCTCCGTCAGGTTGATCAGCATGCGCTGACTGAGGAGTGACTTGTCGGCCTCGGCAGGCGGGGCAGGATCGACCGCCACGGAGTCGTACTCGCCGGCGCGCGCGACGCGGATGGTGCGCGTGTCGGACGACCCGACACCGGGCCCGTCGATCGTCTTCCCGTCACGGGCCACGGCGCGCAGGTGAACGACGTCACCCGCCGCCAGCTTCATCGCCACGGCATCGAACGTCGCCGTCACGGTCACCGCTCGTGACGACGGACGCACGGCACCGAGCGTGCCGCTGCGGAACGTGAATCGCTCGCCGTCGCCGCTGCTGATGATGTATTCGATGGCCGCCGACGCGAGCCCGATGTCGTCGGTCGCCCGCGCGCGCAGCGCAAAGGTCCCTCGCGGTTCGCGCAAGATCGTGTCGCGGGCCGGCTGCTCGATGGTGACCACGGGGAGTGAATCGCGACGCGGCTCGATGACCACAAGGCGGCTGGTGGTCGCGTGCGCGAGACGCACGACGTGCGTGGCGGTGTCGGCCACGAGTCGGACCGCCCACCGGTCACCCGAACGCGCGGGTCGCAGGACAGCTGAATCCACGCGCGCCGCGATCGTGGCCGGCTCCATGCCTTCGGGGAGTCGACCGCTGAGCACGACCGCGCTACCAACGAGCGGATGCAGCACGTCAGCGTCGGCGTACTCTTCAACCGGCAGGCGCGCATAGGCCGGTGGCTCGATGCGCCCGCGTATGGTGGCCAACGGGTCGCCAGGCGCCGCGGATTCCCGGGCCATTCGAGCCACAGCGCCGGGCAGCGCTTCGAGGCGTGCTCCCAGGGCCATGGCGAACACGCCGGCCAATGCGAGGGCCAGCGGCCACCACAAGGCGCGATGCACCGCACGCCACCCCGTGGAGTTCACGTCGACGGCCGCGATGCGATCGAGCAACGCCGCCGGAGCATCCCCGCGCTCCACCGCGGAAACCAGCGCGAACTCGAGCCCAGGCGCGCGCTCCTCGAGCCAGAGCGAGACGCGGACGGGGGTCAGGCGACCTCCCGTCAGGCGCCATCCCTCCCACGTCGCGCCAATGAGCCCGACGACGAGTGCGGTGAGGACGGCCGCAGTCTCCGTGGCACCAAGCCATCGCGACACCAGATGCGCGACACCACCCGCGCCGATCCCGACCAGGAGCGCGCACACGGCGCCAACGAGTGCCAGGCGAGTGGTCCACGCCGCGACGAGGGCACGCGGGCTCACGCGGCTTCCCTCCGTGGTCGGCTGGCGGCGTTGCCGGTCACCCCGACGGCGCGACGGCGACGCATCCACCATTCGACGCCTAACGCGATGAGGGCGAGCGCGAGCAACGCCCGCTGCAGCATGGGATCGGGGCGCATGACACCGGCCGCCCGCGGGCCATCGCCGTCGGCGCGCAACACCGCCGCATCGACCGGCGCGAGTCGCGGCGACGCGCACGGCGCCGTGAGTGCGCGGACCACCGCCGTGAACGCCGGGCGCAACACCGCGTCACCTCGCACGGGCAGTCCGATGGCGACGTGACGGATGCAGCCCGCGCCGTGAGGCTCCTCCGACGCCGCAGGCGTTCCGTCAGCGAAGCGGGCGCGGGGCGTTCCTGAAAGAAGGTCTCCTGCAACGCGACTGACGGGAGCAACCGCGCTGACCCCATCCACCGTGATCGCGTCGACGGCACTATCGGGCGCCGCGACGATCGGCCACACGACCGTCGCGCCGCCGTCACGGGCAAACGCCGAGTCGGCGGCCGTGAGGGACGCGCGTGACAACCGCAGGTGTGCCGGCACGCCGCCCCACGCCACACGCACCGACGCCCCAACGGCGTCATCGATCGACGGGAGGGCGCTCCCCGGTGGCGTGGCCCGCGGCGCAGGGGCTGCGGCCCGCAACCGACGGAAGGTCACCGGACCACGCGTCGTGGCCACGATGCGGCCGAGCGCGGCGTCCACCTCCTCCTCGACGAGCGGAGACACCACCGCGACCTCGACCGAGTCGAAGCGCGCGTGTGCGTCGGCCACGGCACGCGCGGCCACAATGAGCGCCGCCCCGAGATGACCCCGTCCACCGACGGTGGTATCGGCCCGCAACCCATCGGGCGTGGTGGTGCGCGCCACCGTATCAAAAGCGATGACACGTAGCTCGGCGACACCGGTGGCCAGCGAATCGAGCACTGAAATGTGCTCGCGGGGATCGGCCACGGCTCGCGACCGGTCGACGACCACGACGCGCGCGACCCCGCCCACTCGCCAGCGCAGCAGCGGTCCCACGGCCGCAGCTCCAATAGCCAGGATCGCGAGCACGCGAATCGCGAGCACACTCAGGTCGCTCGGTTCGAGGCGGCGAAAACGCGAGGGTTGGGTGGCGGCAGGGAGGAATCGCGCCGTCGGCAGCAGCCGTGGACGCGGGCGGCGCCACGAGAGCAGGTGCAGCGCACCGATCCCCGCCACGGCGGCGGCGACCGCCCACCACACCAGCGGCGACGCAAAGGCCATCATCCCACCGCCTGATCCCGCGCGCCCGCCACGATCGCGCGTACGCTGGCGACAGGATCATCCTCAGCGACCACGCGAACATAGGTGGCGCCGAGCGCGATCCAGTCACGCCGAACCGCGTCCAGCCACGCGCCGAACGACGCGCCGTAGCCGGCCGCGCTCGTCGCGTCCACCGGGTACGGCTCGCCCGGACGCTCCGGATCCTCCACCAGTGCCACCGCCGGATCGAGGTCGAGTTCCCCGCGGGACACGAGGTGAAGGACCAGGACTTCTCCACCGCTGGCGAAGTGTGTCGCCGCTAGGCCACGCACCGCGCCTTCGTCGCCAAGCAGGTCGGTGACCAGCACGAGTCGCACGCCCGTTGCCACGCGCTGCAGCGTCGGCGCAAGCGGTGTGTTGCCCCCGACGTCGACGGCATCGAGTGCGGCCCCGATGGCGAACACGGCGTCGCGACGCGTGGTGGGCGCCAGCTGAGCTGACGCCGTTCCGCCAGGCACGAGCAGCGCCACGGGGTCACCGGCGCGCTGCGCGATGGCCGCGAGCCCCACGGTCAGCGCACATGCTGTCCGCCACTTGTCCCGCGTCGCCTCAGGGAACGCCATCGACGCCGAGGCATCCACGACGAACCAGGTCTCGTGGATCGCGCGGTCATCGGACAGGCGAACGAACGGACGGTCGCTGCGCGCGAGGAGCTTCCAGTCGAGGTCGCGCGGGTCGTCGCCCTGTCGGTACGCCCGATATTCGCTCAGCTCCGGCGCTCGCCCGCGCAAGCGGGAGACGTGCGTGCCGGTCCGCGCCCCACTCACGCGTCGGCGCGACGGCCACGTGAGCGAGCGAATGGCGTCCAGGAGGGGCCCGTGATTCATGACCGGCGACCGCTCTGGTCAGCGACCTGGTGTTTCGGGCGGACCGCCGGACCCGGCGGCGCCGCTGACTCCGTTTCCGACAGCCCTCATCTGCCTACCCAACCACCCGGCTATCCAACTGCAATGCCACTCCCGGGAACCTTGACCTCTCGCAACACACCGTCGATCACGCGTTCGACATCGATGCCCTCGGCCTGGGCTGTGAAGTTGGTGAGGATGCGGTGACGCAGCACCGGTCGGGCGACCCGCACGATGTCGGCGGGACTCACCGCCATGCGGCCCTGCAACAGCGCGTTGGCCTTGGCACCGAGGATCAGCGCCTGACCCGCGCGCGGACCGGCGCCCCAGCGGACGTACTTCTTCACCACGTCAATCGTGGCGCCCTCGGGTCTCGAGGCACGCGCGAGCCCGGCCGCGTATGCCAGAATGGGCTCCGACGCCACGACGGAGCGAGTCAGGTGCTGCAGCGCACGTGCCTGCTGCGCATCGAGGACCGGTGTGAGTTCGGCCGGAGCGTCACCCGTGGTGGCCCGAAGGATCGCGATTTCGTCATCGGCCCCGGGATACCCGACGCGCACGTCAAACAGGAACCGGTCGAGCTGCGCCTCCGGGAGCGGATACGTGCCCTCCTGCTCGATCGGGTTCTGCGTCGCGAGCACGAAGAATGGCTCAGGGAGCGCCATGGTCTCGCCGGCCGCGGTCACGCGGTGCTCCTGCATGGCTTCGAGCAGGGCCGCCTGCGTGCGTGGCGGCGCGCGGTTGATCTCGTCGGCCAGCACGATGTTGGCAAAGATCGGCCCGCGGACAAACCGAAAATGCCGGCCGCCAGTGCCCGCCGACTCCTCCAGGATTTCGGTGCCGGTGATGTCGCTCGGCACGAGGTCCGGCGTGAACTGCACACGACGGAACTCGAGGTGCAGCGCCTCCGCCAGTGACCGGATCATGAGCGTCTTGGCCAGGCCGGGGACGCCAACGAGCAACGCGTGCCCCCCGGCGAGCAGCGCCATCAGCAGTTCGTCGATGGCCTCGTGCTGTCCGACGATGCGGCGTGCGACTTCATGGCGCAGGCGGGCCACCCCGGCCA encodes:
- a CDS encoding protein kinase, whose amino-acid sequence is MFCPECGTWNRTRAVQCGRCAAPLPEVSGPPMEQPDSELTNLRRSSGGRYRVTRRMGSGGMAHVYYAQHAKLDRPLVIKVLHQHLAKDPEMRERFRREAEASAQLYHPNICPILDFTELNDLVFLVMPYLAGGSLADVLIRDKTVAPASAASICAQVATALDYAHRRGIVHRDVKPDNVLFDEDGHAQLTDFGIATARFHGRLTRMGRAMGTPHYMSPEQAMGKMVDGRSDLYAVGVMLYEMVLGFPPFDGADSYSVGYKQVHEQAVAPDVVDSRVPSELSNIVMRCLAKAADDRYQTGNELADALLSFLAQGDNRSGQRAAFLARRTASAAVASL
- a CDS encoding GvpL/GvpF family gas vesicle protein → MLFAVVARDAGTLSRSLEVDVVSLRDLIALVRRVPYARVDATSLAIGEYRAVVEGAFTNQPVVPVPFGAVFRSRDALVRWMELHYVALREGLEFVHDKAAARVRMVARVDAAGPDFEAAVFDSMRVLTRHAVATVSRSEAAEHGARVADSSFLVDREKWSAFVDAVRDEQQRSEAVTIEQSGPWPAYDFVRLHFGG
- a CDS encoding histone deacetylase, whose amino-acid sequence is MSVAYISHADCGRHDTGWHHPEHVGRLRAIPRALRNEFDLYQSLLHHEARHATEGELQLAHDPAYVNAVRALAAAGGGRADADTVASDGTWEAATAATGALLDGVDMVFNGRASRAFCAVRPPGHHALRAHAMGFCFFGSVAIAAHYARARHGIGRVLILDWDVHHGNGTQALVEAEPDIHFVSLHQWPWYPGTGPAEDRGPHGTVFNVPMAPGLPAASYVDALRTAIDRATNGWTPELVLVSAGFDSLRGDPLGGFTLEMEHFDLLTREVVAKATAWCGGRVVSALEGGYDPARLGEACVTHLRALG
- a CDS encoding DUF4159 domain-containing protein, with protein sequence MDRAATVSEFTFATLQYESGDWDSAPVLPANIIDSIARYTTLEVAPSGRIVPLGSDELMKYPLVWMTGHLPVRFTAQERDVLARYLDRGGLLFVDDHNHDIDGMFHRTAVEEIERVAGKLSKLPNTHPLYSVHFSFPDGPPATSHELNGWGDNLIHPYLMGASRDGRLTVLYSNKDYSSEWNFHPDNKRFYAVDNTRFAVNLVVYALTR
- a CDS encoding DUF58 domain-containing protein — encoded protein: MNHGPLLDAIRSLTWPSRRRVSGARTGTHVSRLRGRAPELSEYRAYRQGDDPRDLDWKLLARSDRPFVRLSDDRAIHETWFVVDASASMAFPEATRDKWRTACALTVGLAAIAQRAGDPVALLVPGGTASAQLAPTTRRDAVFAIGAALDAVDVGGNTPLAPTLQRVATGVRLVLVTDLLGDEGAVRGLAATHFASGGEVLVLHLVSRGELDLDPAVALVEDPERPGEPYPVDATSAAGYGASFGAWLDAVRRDWIALGATYVRVVAEDDPVASVRAIVAGARDQAVG
- a CDS encoding AAA family ATPase: MALLAGGHALLVGVPGLAKTLMIRSLAEALHLEFRRVQFTPDLVPSDITGTEILEESAGTGGRHFRFVRGPIFANIVLADEINRAPPRTQAALLEAMQEHRVTAAGETMALPEPFFVLATQNPIEQEGTYPLPEAQLDRFLFDVRVGYPGADDEIAILRATTGDAPAELTPVLDAQQARALQHLTRSVVASEPILAYAAGLARASRPEGATIDVVKKYVRWGAGPRAGQALILGAKANALLQGRMAVSPADIVRVARPVLRHRILTNFTAQAEGIDVERVIDGVLREVKVPGSGIAVG